The Porites lutea chromosome 4, jaPorLute2.1, whole genome shotgun sequence genome contains a region encoding:
- the LOC140934656 gene encoding uncharacterized protein, translating into MPQDFKGKYPNTRAIIDCTEIKCQMPSSLLLNSELFSSYKNHTTLKGLIAISPAGHISFISQLYTGSISDREITERSGFLDLSFEANDSVVADKGFFIQDLLPVGVSLNIPPFLGSSAQMPAEDVVKTQEIASLRIHVERAINKIKNFHIWDGVVPLSLFGIVNQMWTVCAHLCNVQDPIIS; encoded by the coding sequence ATGCCTCAAGACTTCAAAGGCAAGTATCCAAATACTAGGGCTATAATAGATTGCACTGAAATCAAGTGTCAGATGCCAAGTAGTTTACTCCTGAACAGTGAGCTATTTAGCTCTTACAAGAACCACACAACTCTTAAAGGATTGATTGCTATTTCTCCTGCTGGTCATATCTCCTTTATAAGTCAACTCTACACAGGCAGCATATCTGATAGGGAAATAACTGAGAGAAGTGGATTTCTGGACCTCTCTTTTGAAGCTAATGATTCTGTTGTGGCTGACAAAGGATTCTTTATTCAGGATCTTCTACCAGTTGGTGTGTCCCTTAACATCCCCCCATTTTTAGGCAGTTCAGCTCAGATGCCTGCTGAGGATGTTgtaaaaacacaagaaattgcATCTCTCAGAATTCATGTTGAGAGGGCAATCAACAAAATTAAGAATTTTCACATCTGGGATGGTGTAGTTCCTCTCAGTCTATTTGGTATTGTAAACCAGATGTGGACTGTTTGTGCACATCTGTGTAATGTTCAAGATCCTATTATATCATAG
- the LOC140934658 gene encoding uncharacterized protein, which produces MSIKILSREHVYKSEAIKMADKKTPKRPKSRSFQEEEISLLITEWFKYPCLFDKGSKDYHDKNKREIARTHIARSLNEQLGFDKEVDSTKAITGKPETYLCFICLDHDVQKKIENLRTYFGKEYGKECETKPKSGSGAVQAFKSSWPWYESLKWLKDHIGQKESISNLVVNVDATTDSDGSNSSVITPITNKKGKKIKLSAEEKIVQAAEAIAEKFPTLPSEAGNVRVTDDELYGQMIARKLSTLPEGEEKESLKLDIQVLI; this is translated from the exons ATGTCGATCAAAATTTTGAGCAGAGAGCATGTGTATAAATCAGAAGcaatcaaaatggcggacaagaAGACTCCGAAGAGGCCAAAGTCGCGCAGTTTCCAAGAGGAAGAAATCTCTCTTCTGATAACTGAATGGTTTAAATATCCATGTCTATTTGACAAGGGGAGTAAAGATTACCATGACAAGAATAAAAGAGAGATTGCGAGAACTCATATAGCCAGATCACTGAATGAACAACTTGGATTTGACAAAGAGGTCGACAGCACCAAAGCAATTACCGGTAAGCCAGAAACT tatttatgttttatttgtttAGATCATGATGtgcaaaagaaaattgaaaatctcCGTACTTATTTTGGCAAGGAGTATGGTAAAGAATGTGAGACCAAACCCAAGTCTGGTTCAGGAGCTGTGCAAGCATTCAAGTCATCATGGCCATGGTATGAATCTCTGAAGTGGCTGAAGGACCATATTGGTCAAAAAGAGAGTATTTCAAACCTGGTAGTTAATGTGGATGCCACCACTGACTCTGACGGCAGTAATTCATCTGTCATTACTCCCATCAccaataaaaaagggaaaaaaattaaactgagtgCTGAAGAAAAAATTGTCCAAGCAGCTGAGGCAATTGCAGAAAAATTTCCAACATTGCCCAGTGAAGCTGGGAATGTGAGGGTGACTGATGATGAACTTTATGGTCAAATGATTGCACGGAAGTTAAGCACTTTACCAGAAGGAGAAGAGAAAGAATCCCTTAAACTTGACATTCAAGTATTaatttaa